Proteins from a genomic interval of Callospermophilus lateralis isolate mCalLat2 chromosome 1, mCalLat2.hap1, whole genome shotgun sequence:
- the Ptbp1 gene encoding polypyrimidine tract-binding protein 1 isoform X1 yields the protein MDGIVPDIAVGTKRGSDELFSTCVTNGPFIMSSNSASAANGNDSKKFKGDSRSAGVPSRVIHIRKLPSDVTEGEVISLGLPFGKVTNLLMLKGKNQAFIEMNTEEAANTMVNYYTSVTPVLRGQPIYIQFSNHKELKTDSSPNQARAQAALQAVNSVQSGNLALAASAAAVDAGMAMAGQSPVLRIIVENLFYPVTLDVLHQIFSKFGTVLKIITFTKNSQFQALLQYADPVSAQHAKLSLDGQNIYNACCTLRIDFSKLTSLNVKYNNDKSRDYTRPDLPSGDSQPSLDQTMAAAFGAPGIISASPYAGAGFPPTFAIPPATGLSVPNVHGALAPLAIPSAAAAAAAAGRITIPGLAGAGNSVLLVSNLNPERVTPQSLFILFGVYGDVQRVKILFNKKENALVQMADGSQAQLAMSHLNGHKLHGKPIRITLSKHQNVQLPREGQEDQGLTKDYGNSPLHRFKKPGSKNFQNIFPPSATLHLSNIPPSITEEDLKVLFSSNGGVVKGFKFFQKDRKMALIQMGSVEEAVQALIDLHNHDLGENHHLRVSFSKSTI from the exons ATGGACGG CATCGTCCCAGACATAGCAGTTGGCACGAAG CGGGGATCTGACGAGCTTTTCTCTACGTGTGTCACTAACGGACCCTTTATCATGAGCAGCAACTCCGCCTCCGCAG CAAATGGAAACGACAGTAAGAAGTTTAAAGGTGACAGCAGGAGTGCGGGTGTCCCCTCCCGAGTGATCCATATCCGCAAGCTGCCCAGCGATGTCACAGAGGGCGAGGTCATCTCCTTGGGGTTGCCCTTTGGGAAAGTCACCAACCTCCTGATGCTGAAGGGCAAAAACCAGGCCTTCATCGAGATGAACACAGAGGAGGCGGCCAACACCATGGTCAACTACTACACCTCAGTGACACCCGTGCTGCGCGGCCAGCCCATCTACATCCAGTTCTCCAACCACAAGGAGCTCAAGACTGACAGCTCCCCCAACCAAGCG CGGGCCCAGGCGGCCCTGCAGGCCGTGAACTCAGTCCAGTCGGGGAACCTGGCCTTGGCCGCCTCGGCCGCTGCCGTGGACGCTGGGATGGCAATGGCTGGGCAGAGCCCCGTGCTCAGGATCATCGTGGAGAACCTCTTCTACCCCGTGACCCTGGACGTGCTGCACCAG ATCTTCTCCAAGTTCGGCACCGTCCTGAAGATCATCACGTTCACCAAAAACAGCCAGTTCCAGGCGCTGCTGCAGTACGCGGACCCTGTGAGCGCCCAGCACGCCAAGCTG TCGCTGGATGGGCAGAACATCTACAACGCCTGCTGCACGCTGCGCATCGACTTCTCCAAGCTCACCAGCCTTAACGTCAAATACAACAACGACAAGAGCCGCGACTACACGCGCCCAGACCTGCCCTCTGGGGATAGCCAGCCCTCGCTGGACCAGACCATGGCCGCGGCCTTCG GTGCACCTGGTATAATCTCAGCCTCTCCGTATGCAGGAGCTGGGTTCCCTCCCACCTTTGCAATTcctccagccacag GCCTGTCTGTCCCTAACGTGCACGGAGCCCTGGCCCCATTggccattccatcagctgcagctgCCGCGGCTGCTGCAGGCCGCATCACCATCCCAGGCCTGGCGGGGGCTGGGAACTCCGTCCTGCTGGTCAGCAACCTCAACCCCGAG AGAGTCACACCCCAAAGCCTCTTTATTCTCTTCG GCGTCTATGGGGACGTGCAGCGGGTGAAGATCTTGTTCAACAAGAAGGAGAACGCGCTGGTGCAGATGGCAGATGGCAGCCAGGCCCAGCTGG CCATGAGCCACCTGAACGGGCACAAGCTGCACGGGAAGCCCATCCGCATCACGCTGTCCAAGCACCAGAACGTGCAGCTGCCGCGGGAGGGCCAGGAGGACCAGGGCCTCACCAAGGACTACGGCAACTCCCCCCTGCACCGCTTCAAGAAGCCCGGCTCCAAGAACTTCCAGAACATCTTCCCGCCCTCCGCCACCCTGCACCTCTCCAACATCCC GCCTTCCATCACGGAGGAAGACCTCAAGGTCCTGTTCTCCAGCAACGGGGGCGTGGTCAAGGGGTTCAAATTCTTCCA GAAGGACCGCAAGATGGCGCTGATCCAGATGGGCTCCGTGGAGGAGGCGGTGCAGGCGCTCATCGACCTGCACAACCACGACCTGGGGGAAAACCACCACCTGCGAGTCTCCTTCTCCAAGTCCACCATCTAG
- the Ptbp1 gene encoding polypyrimidine tract-binding protein 1 isoform X2: protein MDGIVPDIAVGTKRGSDELFSTCVTNGPFIMSSNSASAANGNDSKKFKGDSRSAGVPSRVIHIRKLPSDVTEGEVISLGLPFGKVTNLLMLKGKNQAFIEMNTEEAANTMVNYYTSVTPVLRGQPIYIQFSNHKELKTDSSPNQARAQAALQAVNSVQSGNLALAASAAAVDAGMAMAGQSPVLRIIVENLFYPVTLDVLHQIFSKFGTVLKIITFTKNSQFQALLQYADPVSAQHAKLSLDGQNIYNACCTLRIDFSKLTSLNVKYNNDKSRDYTRPDLPSGDSQPSLDQTMAAAFGLSVPNVHGALAPLAIPSAAAAAAAAGRITIPGLAGAGNSVLLVSNLNPERVTPQSLFILFGVYGDVQRVKILFNKKENALVQMADGSQAQLAMSHLNGHKLHGKPIRITLSKHQNVQLPREGQEDQGLTKDYGNSPLHRFKKPGSKNFQNIFPPSATLHLSNIPPSITEEDLKVLFSSNGGVVKGFKFFQKDRKMALIQMGSVEEAVQALIDLHNHDLGENHHLRVSFSKSTI, encoded by the exons ATGGACGG CATCGTCCCAGACATAGCAGTTGGCACGAAG CGGGGATCTGACGAGCTTTTCTCTACGTGTGTCACTAACGGACCCTTTATCATGAGCAGCAACTCCGCCTCCGCAG CAAATGGAAACGACAGTAAGAAGTTTAAAGGTGACAGCAGGAGTGCGGGTGTCCCCTCCCGAGTGATCCATATCCGCAAGCTGCCCAGCGATGTCACAGAGGGCGAGGTCATCTCCTTGGGGTTGCCCTTTGGGAAAGTCACCAACCTCCTGATGCTGAAGGGCAAAAACCAGGCCTTCATCGAGATGAACACAGAGGAGGCGGCCAACACCATGGTCAACTACTACACCTCAGTGACACCCGTGCTGCGCGGCCAGCCCATCTACATCCAGTTCTCCAACCACAAGGAGCTCAAGACTGACAGCTCCCCCAACCAAGCG CGGGCCCAGGCGGCCCTGCAGGCCGTGAACTCAGTCCAGTCGGGGAACCTGGCCTTGGCCGCCTCGGCCGCTGCCGTGGACGCTGGGATGGCAATGGCTGGGCAGAGCCCCGTGCTCAGGATCATCGTGGAGAACCTCTTCTACCCCGTGACCCTGGACGTGCTGCACCAG ATCTTCTCCAAGTTCGGCACCGTCCTGAAGATCATCACGTTCACCAAAAACAGCCAGTTCCAGGCGCTGCTGCAGTACGCGGACCCTGTGAGCGCCCAGCACGCCAAGCTG TCGCTGGATGGGCAGAACATCTACAACGCCTGCTGCACGCTGCGCATCGACTTCTCCAAGCTCACCAGCCTTAACGTCAAATACAACAACGACAAGAGCCGCGACTACACGCGCCCAGACCTGCCCTCTGGGGATAGCCAGCCCTCGCTGGACCAGACCATGGCCGCGGCCTTCG GCCTGTCTGTCCCTAACGTGCACGGAGCCCTGGCCCCATTggccattccatcagctgcagctgCCGCGGCTGCTGCAGGCCGCATCACCATCCCAGGCCTGGCGGGGGCTGGGAACTCCGTCCTGCTGGTCAGCAACCTCAACCCCGAG AGAGTCACACCCCAAAGCCTCTTTATTCTCTTCG GCGTCTATGGGGACGTGCAGCGGGTGAAGATCTTGTTCAACAAGAAGGAGAACGCGCTGGTGCAGATGGCAGATGGCAGCCAGGCCCAGCTGG CCATGAGCCACCTGAACGGGCACAAGCTGCACGGGAAGCCCATCCGCATCACGCTGTCCAAGCACCAGAACGTGCAGCTGCCGCGGGAGGGCCAGGAGGACCAGGGCCTCACCAAGGACTACGGCAACTCCCCCCTGCACCGCTTCAAGAAGCCCGGCTCCAAGAACTTCCAGAACATCTTCCCGCCCTCCGCCACCCTGCACCTCTCCAACATCCC GCCTTCCATCACGGAGGAAGACCTCAAGGTCCTGTTCTCCAGCAACGGGGGCGTGGTCAAGGGGTTCAAATTCTTCCA GAAGGACCGCAAGATGGCGCTGATCCAGATGGGCTCCGTGGAGGAGGCGGTGCAGGCGCTCATCGACCTGCACAACCACGACCTGGGGGAAAACCACCACCTGCGAGTCTCCTTCTCCAAGTCCACCATCTAG